From Nocardia sp. XZ_19_385, the proteins below share one genomic window:
- a CDS encoding histidine phosphatase family protein: MSKLILVRHGETEGNVAKILDTRVPGLPLTERGAAQAKTFGASLSAVPQALFCSAALRARQTASYIEAATGVPAQVLEGVHEVQVGDLEGRNDSRSHDVFLEIYHAWHEGDLALRVPGGESGLEVLERIVPIIEDLRAKYLSEDSGGDVLLVNHGAAMRLIGRTLAGVAPPFTTNNHLDNTETIELVPRADGGWDCARWGRFTPPFGYKAAPTQDDPMG, translated from the coding sequence ATGAGCAAGCTGATTCTGGTCCGGCACGGCGAGACCGAAGGCAATGTCGCCAAGATCCTCGATACCCGCGTGCCCGGCTTACCGCTCACCGAACGCGGTGCGGCACAGGCGAAAACGTTCGGTGCGAGCCTATCGGCGGTGCCGCAGGCGCTGTTCTGCTCGGCGGCGCTGCGAGCGAGACAGACCGCGAGTTATATCGAAGCGGCGACCGGCGTGCCGGCTCAGGTGCTCGAGGGGGTGCACGAAGTCCAGGTCGGTGATCTGGAGGGCCGCAACGACTCTCGGTCGCACGATGTGTTTCTCGAGATCTATCACGCCTGGCACGAGGGCGATCTCGCCTTGCGTGTGCCCGGCGGGGAATCCGGTCTTGAGGTTCTAGAGCGGATCGTTCCGATCATCGAGGACTTGCGCGCGAAGTACCTGAGTGAGGATTCGGGTGGGGATGTCCTGCTCGTAAATCACGGTGCCGCAATGCGTTTGATCGGCCGCACGCTCGCCGGGGTGGCACCGCCGTTCACCACCAACAACCACTTGGACAACACCGAGACCATCGAGTTGGTACCGCGCGCCGATGGCGGATGGGACTGCGCCCGCTGGGGTCGCTTCACGCCACCCTTCGGCTACAAGGCCGCCCCTACCCAAGACGACCCGATGGGGTGA
- a CDS encoding TetR/AcrR family transcriptional regulator, with amino-acid sequence MVARRKQPSQERSRDSVERVLASATRLFAERGVANTSTNRIAEHASMSIGTLYRYFADKEEILEQLRLRLLAELEEDFTTAVLTGMSLDPRESFNRSLHGIVGTLTKHRALVRALTAGATLDGLGFGELERRLLVLTRAYLLHVLGPLPDDELDTKAYVMVSVGLATSLRIGIDAPAHLDRSKLIDEAAVMVAGWLSASALPRDALPGN; translated from the coding sequence ATGGTCGCCCGGCGTAAACAGCCGAGCCAGGAGCGCTCCCGGGACTCGGTCGAGCGGGTCCTGGCGTCGGCTACTCGACTTTTCGCCGAACGCGGGGTGGCGAATACCTCCACCAACCGGATCGCCGAGCACGCGAGTATGAGCATCGGCACGCTGTATCGCTATTTCGCCGACAAGGAGGAAATCCTCGAGCAGTTGCGGCTACGGCTGCTCGCGGAATTGGAGGAGGACTTCACCACGGCCGTGCTCACCGGGATGTCGCTGGACCCGCGCGAGTCCTTCAACCGCAGCCTGCACGGCATCGTCGGCACGCTGACCAAACACCGCGCCCTGGTGCGTGCGCTCACGGCCGGTGCGACCCTGGACGGCCTCGGCTTCGGCGAGCTGGAACGTCGGCTGCTGGTGCTGACCCGCGCCTATCTGCTGCACGTGCTCGGACCGCTGCCGGACGACGAACTCGACACCAAGGCCTACGTCATGGTCAGTGTCGGCCTGGCCACCAGCTTGCGTATCGGTATCGACGCGCCCGCGCACCTGGACCGGTCGAAACTGATCGACGAGGCCGCGGTGATGGTCGCGGGCTGGTTGAGTGCGAGCGCGTTGCCGCGGGATGCGCTGCCGGGGAACTAG
- the pheA gene encoding prephenate dehydratase produces the protein MPRIAYFGPSGTFTEMALAKLESSGAFEGAVERVAAPSQGAALELIRAGQVDGAVVPIESSVEGSISATLDSLAIGPRLQIVAETELEVTFTILGQPGTRLADVRTLAAYPVAAAQVREWVARELSEAQLYTSASNAAAAEDVAAGHADAAVSTALAGERLGLDVLAAGVADHDQAITRFVLVTRPCVAPAATGADRTSIVLDLANEPGSLMRAFAEFATRGIDLTRIESRPTRTSFGTYRFYLDCVGHIDDTAVAEALKALHRTAGIRFLGSWPATSATGAPPPSDEDAAEWLTQLRKGVADR, from the coding sequence GTGCCGCGTATCGCGTACTTCGGTCCCTCCGGGACATTCACCGAGATGGCTTTGGCCAAGCTCGAATCCTCTGGCGCCTTCGAGGGGGCGGTGGAGCGCGTCGCCGCGCCCAGCCAAGGGGCGGCGCTGGAGTTGATCCGGGCCGGGCAGGTCGACGGCGCCGTGGTGCCGATCGAGAGTTCGGTGGAGGGTTCGATTTCGGCGACACTGGATTCGCTGGCGATCGGGCCGCGGCTGCAGATCGTCGCGGAGACCGAGCTCGAGGTCACCTTCACGATTCTCGGCCAGCCCGGGACGCGGCTGGCCGATGTGCGGACACTGGCCGCCTATCCGGTGGCCGCGGCGCAGGTGCGCGAATGGGTCGCGCGGGAACTGTCCGAAGCTCAGCTCTACACCTCGGCCTCGAACGCGGCCGCCGCCGAGGACGTGGCGGCGGGCCACGCTGACGCGGCGGTTTCGACAGCGCTGGCCGGAGAGCGGCTCGGGTTGGACGTGCTCGCCGCCGGAGTGGCCGACCACGATCAAGCCATCACCCGGTTCGTGCTGGTCACCCGGCCGTGCGTAGCGCCCGCCGCGACCGGCGCCGACCGCACCTCGATCGTGCTGGATCTGGCCAACGAGCCCGGTTCGCTGATGCGCGCGTTCGCCGAGTTCGCGACCCGCGGCATCGACCTGACCCGCATCGAATCCCGGCCCACCCGAACGAGTTTCGGAACCTACCGGTTCTATCTCGACTGCGTCGGGCACATCGACGACACCGCGGTCGCGGAAGCGCTCAAGGCGCTGCATCGCACCGCGGGAATCCGATTCCTCGGTTCCTGGCCGGCGACCTCGGCCACCGGAGCCCCGCCCCCGTCCGACGAGGACGCGGCGGAATGGTTGACCCAGTTGCGGAAAGGGGTGGCCGACCGATGA
- a CDS encoding DUF2470 domain-containing protein, which translates to MPTSTIAPTTAERVRSACAHAEQAVLALPGVDPTPTTVHYLRECGDVVIAVPTASVAAVLVGNARAGGSAAVLELTDHAPLPLREPVRSLVWLRGSVRSVPVQAQRALATEVAKEHPHPELLDVGHTATLLRLVLESAVMADATGAESVCVDQLRLAQPDPFCGMESAWLQHLDEDHADIITQLARHLPPRLRTGAVHPLAIDRYGLTLRIEGHDGDHDFRLPFNAPADDIESLSRAVRTLAGCPFLNGIRRI; encoded by the coding sequence ATGCCGACTTCGACCATCGCGCCCACGACCGCTGAGCGGGTGCGGAGCGCGTGTGCTCATGCCGAGCAGGCGGTGCTCGCGCTGCCCGGTGTCGATCCGACGCCCACGACCGTGCATTACCTGCGGGAATGCGGCGATGTCGTGATCGCGGTGCCGACAGCTTCGGTGGCCGCGGTGCTGGTCGGGAACGCACGGGCCGGCGGGTCGGCGGCGGTGCTGGAGTTGACCGATCACGCGCCGTTGCCGCTGCGGGAACCGGTGCGATCGCTGGTGTGGTTGCGCGGATCGGTGCGATCGGTGCCGGTGCAGGCGCAGCGGGCCCTGGCGACCGAGGTCGCGAAGGAGCACCCGCATCCGGAACTGCTCGACGTCGGCCACACCGCGACACTGCTGCGCCTGGTGCTGGAGTCGGCGGTGATGGCGGACGCGACCGGCGCCGAATCGGTGTGCGTCGATCAACTCCGGCTCGCCCAGCCGGATCCGTTCTGCGGCATGGAATCCGCGTGGCTGCAGCACCTCGACGAGGACCACGCCGACATCATCACCCAGCTCGCCCGCCACCTGCCCCCGCGCCTGCGCACCGGCGCCGTGCACCCGCTGGCCATCGACCGCTACGGCCTCACCCTCCGCATCGAAGGCCACGACGGCGACCACGACTTCCGCCTCCCCTTCAACGCCCCCGCCGACGACATCGAATCCCTCAGCCGCGCCGTCCGCACCCTCGCCGGCTGCCCGTTCCTCAATGGAATCCGCCGAATCTAG
- a CDS encoding glycerophosphodiester phosphodiesterase, whose product MSQGNRAPFVVAHRGASAARPEHTLAAYELALAEGADGVECDVRLTRDGQLVCVHDRTVDRTSDGTGLVSEMTLDELKELDFGDNGEPAAVLTLSELIELVLDWRSRPTKLFIETKHPVRYGALVENKVLAELQRFGIATPASADHSRAVVMSFAATAVWRIRRSAPLLPTVLLGESSRYLGGGAATTVGATAVGPSVKTLREHPELVDKAAAAGRATYCWTVDDPEDVQLCADLGVSWVATNHPGRTKALLSAA is encoded by the coding sequence GTGAGCCAGGGCAATCGCGCACCGTTCGTCGTGGCGCATCGGGGGGCCTCGGCGGCGCGGCCCGAGCACACGCTCGCCGCTTATGAACTCGCGCTCGCCGAAGGCGCGGACGGCGTGGAATGCGATGTCCGGCTCACCCGCGACGGTCAGCTGGTCTGCGTGCACGACCGCACCGTCGACCGGACCTCCGACGGCACCGGCCTGGTCAGCGAGATGACCCTGGACGAGCTGAAGGAACTCGACTTCGGCGATAACGGCGAACCGGCCGCCGTGCTCACCCTGTCCGAACTGATCGAGCTCGTTCTGGACTGGCGCAGCCGCCCGACCAAGCTGTTCATCGAGACCAAGCACCCGGTCCGCTACGGCGCCCTGGTGGAGAACAAGGTCCTCGCCGAACTCCAGCGCTTCGGTATCGCGACGCCCGCCTCGGCCGACCATTCCCGCGCCGTCGTCATGTCTTTCGCGGCCACCGCGGTTTGGCGCATCCGTCGTTCGGCGCCCCTTTTGCCGACCGTCCTGCTCGGCGAATCCTCCCGCTACCTCGGCGGCGGCGCGGCCACCACGGTCGGCGCCACCGCCGTCGGCCCGTCGGTGAAAACCCTGCGCGAGCACCCCGAACTCGTCGACAAAGCGGCCGCTGCCGGCCGCGCCACCTACTGCTGGACCGTCGACGACCCCGAAGACGTCCAACTCTGCGCAGACCTCGGCGTCAGCTGGGTCGCCACCAACCATCCGGGCCGCACCAAGGCTTTGCTTTCCGCGGCCTGA
- a CDS encoding DUF4328 domain-containing protein, which translates to MSVVQPCARCGARWAVQSTPMHWCPRCKGVLLSPAPIDAPAERRNYRWIARRPDQRTRRPASRPGTGTATPKYTQIPRWGLIDPAPQTADAPPTRWQRWTERVEPLLIVTAALFALAAVAELGRYGVLLRNRTRLIEPLLLRASDALVIGSAVLALVFALLAAVALVGWLIEARGAAFAQAGRRDPRSVRTLALGCVIPGVNLLWPGVFLTELAEQRGNPRALRAIRIWWCAWILGGAMAVAAVFWRTADSLQAQADGVMFMVYTDVVAAGVAVLTLWVVRLLAGRDLLGRTKPARRWVVATEAAVPVIEPVQPGAGKVENEDQEVMAK; encoded by the coding sequence ATGAGCGTGGTGCAACCATGTGCGCGCTGCGGCGCGCGCTGGGCCGTGCAATCGACCCCGATGCACTGGTGCCCGCGTTGCAAGGGCGTCCTCCTCTCGCCCGCGCCCATCGACGCCCCCGCGGAGCGGCGCAACTACCGCTGGATCGCCCGGCGTCCCGACCAACGCACCCGGCGGCCCGCGAGCCGGCCCGGAACCGGCACTGCCACACCGAAGTACACCCAGATCCCGCGCTGGGGATTGATCGACCCGGCCCCGCAGACCGCCGACGCGCCGCCCACCCGGTGGCAGCGGTGGACCGAGCGGGTGGAACCGCTGCTCATCGTCACCGCCGCGCTGTTCGCGCTGGCCGCGGTCGCCGAGCTGGGACGCTACGGCGTGCTGCTGCGCAACCGCACCCGCCTGATCGAGCCGCTGCTGTTGCGCGCCTCCGATGCGCTCGTCATCGGATCCGCCGTGCTGGCCCTGGTTTTCGCGCTACTCGCCGCGGTGGCGCTGGTCGGCTGGCTGATCGAAGCCCGCGGCGCCGCGTTCGCGCAGGCCGGCCGCCGGGATCCGCGCTCGGTGCGCACCCTCGCATTGGGCTGCGTGATTCCGGGCGTCAATCTGCTGTGGCCCGGCGTCTTCCTCACCGAACTGGCCGAGCAGCGCGGCAATCCGCGGGCCCTGCGCGCGATCCGGATCTGGTGGTGCGCTTGGATTCTCGGTGGCGCCATGGCAGTCGCCGCCGTGTTTTGGCGGACCGCCGATTCACTGCAGGCCCAGGCCGACGGCGTGATGTTCATGGTCTACACCGATGTGGTCGCCGCCGGGGTCGCGGTGCTCACGCTGTGGGTGGTGCGCCTGCTGGCGGGCCGGGACCTGTTGGGCCGCACCAAGCCGGCCCGGCGCTGGGTGGTCGCCACCGAGGCGGCCGTGCCCGTCATCGAGCCGGTGCAGCCGGGCGCGGGCAAGGTCGAGAACGAAGACCAGGAGGTTATGGCCAAGTGA
- a CDS encoding CPBP family intramembrane glutamic endopeptidase: MHGAAGSGETELTERERRGIRLEIVVVLVVTFGLSGMSAALSLVESALSPGGVGGQTMKLNPSRSAQSMLDLLFQLLGVLRLLGWAALGLYLLWRSGIGPKAVGLARRLRWRQDVLPGLGLAALIGIPGLGLYLTAHALGMSVTIVPASLGEHWWRLPVLVLSACANSAAEEILVVGYLLTRLRQLGWTDNRSLFASALLRGSYHLYQGLGGGVGNLVMGVIFARFWQRTNRLWPLVLAHATIDTVAYIGYTFLHGHVSWLP; the protein is encoded by the coding sequence ATGCATGGTGCGGCGGGGTCCGGCGAGACGGAGTTGACGGAGCGGGAGCGGCGCGGGATCCGGCTCGAGATCGTGGTGGTGCTGGTCGTCACCTTCGGGCTCAGCGGAATGAGTGCGGCGCTGTCGCTGGTGGAGAGTGCGCTCTCGCCCGGCGGCGTGGGTGGCCAGACGATGAAGTTGAATCCGTCGCGGTCGGCGCAGTCGATGCTGGATCTGCTGTTCCAGTTGCTCGGGGTGCTGCGGCTGCTGGGGTGGGCGGCGCTGGGGTTGTATCTGTTGTGGCGCAGCGGGATCGGGCCGAAGGCGGTCGGGCTGGCGCGGCGACTCCGGTGGCGGCAGGACGTGCTGCCGGGCCTGGGGCTGGCGGCGCTGATCGGAATCCCCGGGCTCGGACTGTATTTGACCGCGCACGCGCTCGGAATGAGCGTGACGATCGTGCCCGCGTCGCTGGGCGAGCACTGGTGGCGGCTGCCGGTGCTGGTGCTGTCGGCGTGCGCGAACTCGGCGGCCGAGGAAATCCTGGTCGTCGGGTACCTGCTGACCCGGCTGCGTCAACTCGGCTGGACGGACAACCGGTCGCTGTTCGCCTCCGCCCTGCTACGCGGCAGCTATCACCTGTATCAGGGCCTCGGTGGTGGAGTCGGCAATCTGGTGATGGGTGTGATCTTCGCCCGGTTCTGGCAGCGCACCAACAGGTTATGGCCGTTGGTGCTCGCGCACGCCACCATCGACACGGTCGCCTACATCGGGTACACATTCCTGCACGGCCACGTGAGCTGGTTGCCGTAA
- a CDS encoding DUF5926 family protein, giving the protein MGKSKRNSPKPGGNRAQRLAERKASLEQAAQAVTRPFEGLAAECDLVALREFVPSATATLKLAPGVAAERSVVLATVLPGAVAGLVRAGEQETGFVGTQVQFQGADPSADMAAAILWTQSAEPGESLTAAEAIEGGPRLADVIDPGADLELTVHQDFDWWVPEGVTPDAQVAATIEQAKQAIMPSARLDLGPDAVGAAWWVDAGEKAHVRWVRPEDEDSLMLALARLHAQGELHLGEGSRFAGSFRTHGLLVPVFDLDPESHPTEWEAPAKEFGVRLAAALANDAPMTSEERRSRDGLRSRQVTLR; this is encoded by the coding sequence GTGGGTAAGAGCAAGCGCAATAGTCCTAAGCCCGGAGGGAACCGGGCCCAGCGTCTCGCCGAGCGGAAGGCTTCGCTGGAGCAGGCGGCGCAAGCCGTGACGCGTCCTTTCGAGGGGCTGGCCGCCGAATGTGATCTGGTGGCGCTGCGGGAGTTCGTGCCGTCGGCGACCGCGACGTTGAAGCTGGCGCCGGGTGTGGCCGCGGAGCGGTCGGTGGTGCTGGCGACGGTGCTGCCGGGTGCGGTGGCCGGGCTGGTGCGGGCCGGTGAGCAGGAGACCGGTTTCGTCGGCACCCAGGTGCAGTTCCAGGGCGCGGATCCGAGCGCCGATATGGCGGCCGCGATCCTGTGGACCCAGTCGGCCGAGCCGGGCGAATCGCTGACCGCCGCCGAGGCGATCGAGGGTGGTCCGCGCCTGGCCGATGTCATCGATCCCGGTGCGGACCTGGAACTTACGGTGCACCAGGACTTCGACTGGTGGGTGCCCGAGGGTGTCACGCCCGACGCGCAGGTCGCCGCGACCATCGAGCAGGCCAAGCAGGCAATCATGCCCTCGGCGCGGCTGGATCTCGGTCCGGACGCCGTCGGTGCGGCCTGGTGGGTCGACGCCGGCGAGAAGGCGCACGTCCGCTGGGTGCGCCCCGAGGACGAGGACAGCCTGATGCTGGCGCTGGCCCGGCTGCATGCCCAGGGCGAGCTGCATCTGGGCGAGGGTTCGCGGTTCGCGGGTTCGTTCCGCACGCACGGTCTGCTGGTGCCGGTGTTCGACCTGGACCCGGAGTCGCATCCGACCGAGTGGGAAGCGCCGGCCAAGGAGTTCGGTGTGCGGCTGGCCGCGGCATTGGCCAACGACGCACCGATGACGTCGGAGGAGCGCCGGTCCCGCGACGGGTTGCGTTCGCGCCAGGTCACTCTGCGCTGA
- a CDS encoding LCP family protein, producing the protein MLRRDGQAYEPPQAYSQMRRQQQPPPPPRRTHAPTQQPQPYHESAPKQRRQAPPPPPPAAPPARRERDPRPPRARRKRRPFRWFLIFLLVLIVGSVAGVIHLDGKLQRIDALADYEGRVGDTPGTNWLLVGSDSRTGLSPEQENELATGGEVGGERTDTIMLIHVPKSGSTTMVSLPRDSYVSIPGYGRDKLNAAFTFGGAQLLVQTIEIATGLHIDHYAQIGFAGFAGVVDALGGIDVCVPTALDDPLAGINLEAGCQELSGPEALGFVRSRATALADIDRMNNQRLFMSALLKKATSWSTLVNPFRLWPLASDTAKSLKVDEGDHLWHVARLGWALRGDTVTTTVPISGFDNTDSGNVLVWDKSRASQFFEALASDQPVPEALLTR; encoded by the coding sequence GTGTTGCGGCGCGACGGCCAGGCTTATGAGCCCCCGCAGGCCTACTCGCAGATGCGCCGGCAACAGCAACCGCCACCGCCGCCGCGGCGCACCCACGCACCCACCCAGCAACCGCAGCCGTACCACGAGTCCGCGCCGAAACAGCGGCGTCAAGCACCCCCGCCTCCCCCGCCCGCGGCTCCACCAGCCCGCCGGGAACGCGACCCGCGCCCGCCCCGCGCCCGCCGCAAGCGCCGGCCGTTCCGCTGGTTCCTGATCTTCCTGCTGGTGCTGATCGTCGGTTCGGTCGCCGGTGTCATCCACCTGGACGGCAAACTCCAGCGCATCGACGCCCTCGCCGATTACGAAGGCCGGGTGGGCGATACCCCCGGCACCAACTGGCTGCTGGTCGGCTCCGACTCCCGCACCGGCCTGAGCCCGGAGCAGGAAAACGAACTCGCGACCGGCGGCGAGGTCGGCGGCGAACGCACCGACACGATCATGCTGATCCACGTTCCGAAGTCGGGCAGCACCACCATGGTCAGCCTGCCCCGCGATTCCTACGTCTCGATCCCGGGCTACGGCCGCGACAAACTCAACGCCGCCTTCACCTTCGGTGGCGCGCAACTGCTCGTGCAGACCATCGAGATCGCGACCGGCCTGCACATCGACCACTACGCGCAGATCGGTTTCGCCGGTTTCGCGGGCGTCGTCGACGCGCTCGGCGGAATCGACGTGTGCGTCCCGACCGCCCTGGACGACCCGCTCGCCGGAATCAACCTGGAAGCGGGCTGCCAGGAACTCAGCGGGCCGGAGGCGCTGGGTTTCGTGCGCTCCCGCGCGACCGCGCTCGCCGATATCGACCGGATGAACAATCAGCGCCTGTTCATGTCCGCGTTGCTGAAGAAGGCGACCAGCTGGTCGACCCTGGTCAACCCCTTCCGACTGTGGCCACTGGCCAGTGACACCGCGAAGTCGCTGAAGGTCGACGAGGGCGATCATCTGTGGCATGTGGCCCGCCTGGGCTGGGCCTTGCGCGGCGACACGGTGACCACGACGGTGCCGATCAGCGGCTTCGACAACACCGACAGCGGCAATGTGCTGGTGTGGGACAAGTCACGGGCGAGCCAGTTCTTCGAGGCGCTGGCTTCGGATCAACCGGTGCCGGAGGCTCTGCTCACGCGGTAA
- a CDS encoding ferritin — MAGTESFPVLLRDQIRHGFTAAQQCLAVAVYFDSHRLPQLAKHCYHRSELHRAHALRMIQYLLDRELEVRVGNLGEVQPDFESPRAALMFLQNAENAHTAQITELAGAARAANDYLGERFVQWFLKEQVDNVARVNTLLAVIDRGAGDLFDVEEFIAREMQTPARQDRSAPKMAGAATNN, encoded by the coding sequence ATGGCCGGTACCGAGAGTTTCCCCGTCCTGCTTCGCGATCAGATCCGGCATGGCTTCACCGCTGCCCAGCAGTGTCTGGCCGTCGCGGTCTATTTCGATTCGCACCGCTTGCCGCAGCTGGCGAAACATTGCTATCACCGCTCCGAGCTGCACCGCGCGCACGCGCTGCGGATGATCCAGTACCTGCTGGATCGGGAGCTCGAGGTGCGGGTCGGCAATCTCGGCGAGGTCCAGCCCGATTTCGAATCGCCACGCGCGGCGCTGATGTTCCTGCAGAACGCCGAGAACGCGCACACCGCACAGATCACCGAGCTGGCCGGTGCGGCGCGCGCGGCGAACGACTATCTCGGCGAACGGTTCGTCCAGTGGTTCCTCAAGGAGCAGGTCGACAACGTCGCCCGGGTGAACACGCTGCTGGCCGTGATAGATCGGGGCGCGGGCGATCTGTTCGATGTCGAGGAGTTCATCGCGCGCGAGATGCAGACGCCGGCGCGCCAAGATCGGAGTGCTCCGAAAATGGCGGGCGCGGCAACAAACAATTAG
- a CDS encoding ferritin: MSSHPETPRSKFHKLLHDQIRHEFNAEHQYIAIAVWFDNADLPQLAKRFYAQAVEERNHAMMIAQYFLDRDLSVELTGIDSAKSSFKNVIEPIQLALKQEKTVTDQIIQLASTAREEGDYLGEQFMQWFLKEQVEEVAAMHTLLNVAERAGSNLFDLENFMAREMSGPSDASGAPSAAGGSL; the protein is encoded by the coding sequence ATGTCCAGCCACCCAGAGACCCCGCGCAGCAAATTCCACAAACTGCTTCACGACCAGATCCGGCATGAATTCAATGCCGAGCATCAGTACATTGCGATCGCGGTGTGGTTCGATAACGCGGACCTGCCGCAGCTGGCCAAGCGCTTCTACGCCCAGGCGGTCGAAGAGCGCAACCACGCCATGATGATCGCGCAGTATTTCCTGGATCGTGACCTGAGCGTCGAACTCACCGGAATCGACTCCGCCAAGTCCTCTTTCAAGAATGTGATCGAGCCGATCCAGCTTGCGCTCAAGCAGGAGAAGACGGTCACCGACCAGATCATCCAGCTCGCCAGCACCGCTCGCGAAGAGGGCGATTACCTGGGCGAGCAGTTCATGCAGTGGTTCCTCAAGGAGCAGGTCGAGGAGGTCGCCGCGATGCACACGTTGCTCAACGTCGCGGAGCGGGCCGGCTCGAACCTGTTCGATCTGGAGAATTTCATGGCGCGCGAAATGAGTGGCCCCTCGGATGCTTCCGGTGCGCCTTCGGCCGCGGGCGGCTCGCTGTAA
- a CDS encoding oxygenase MpaB family protein, whose protein sequence is MAAEPRIPTEFRYWDHRDDPKVQRARRLWQRLFGFDPQPSDDLVRAFGQAYYQADPVAEAFVDEVYLGPTGPRAGREMLDRALESGVHTVPDAPASLIRLFEEFETPPDWLDRDLVDLGAKVFRRWGTSVFSFATTSTLEMYSESSIAKPLSYTGGYAGDRAHKRQLETVRFWIDVSEPGGLDLGARGRQTAMRVRIMHVFIRRKLVQRPEWDAAAWGVPISVGDATLTLMGGSVVPGLALWSVGHTTTIREIEATLHFWRYVGHLLGVQPDWYPRDFRDSVRLMFAAFVKRAHTAGADGAELVESYLPAFAPKPGTPWHKRIRDEINYRVQIGYTGFWLPPATYAAHTMPRRFPWVLHPLVQFPFQLTAEAARRLVPGLDEVADRVQRYRREAWYRNEVGDAAAESRPVQEFRR, encoded by the coding sequence ATGGCCGCAGAACCAAGAATTCCCACCGAGTTCCGCTACTGGGACCACCGCGACGATCCGAAGGTCCAGCGAGCCCGCCGCCTCTGGCAGCGCCTGTTCGGTTTCGATCCACAACCGTCCGACGACCTGGTCCGCGCCTTCGGCCAGGCCTACTACCAGGCCGATCCGGTCGCGGAAGCCTTCGTCGACGAGGTCTACCTGGGTCCGACCGGCCCCCGCGCCGGACGCGAAATGCTGGACCGGGCACTGGAATCCGGAGTCCACACGGTCCCGGACGCGCCCGCCTCGCTGATCCGGCTGTTCGAGGAGTTCGAGACACCGCCGGACTGGCTCGACCGCGACCTCGTCGATCTCGGCGCGAAAGTGTTCCGGCGCTGGGGTACTTCGGTTTTCAGCTTCGCCACCACCAGCACGCTGGAGATGTACTCGGAGAGTTCCATCGCCAAACCGCTGTCCTATACCGGCGGTTACGCGGGCGACCGCGCGCACAAACGCCAGCTGGAGACGGTCCGGTTCTGGATCGACGTCTCCGAGCCGGGCGGCCTCGACCTCGGTGCGCGCGGCCGGCAAACCGCGATGCGGGTGCGGATCATGCACGTCTTCATCCGCCGCAAGCTGGTGCAGCGGCCGGAATGGGACGCGGCCGCCTGGGGTGTGCCGATCAGCGTCGGCGACGCGACGCTGACCCTGATGGGCGGCAGCGTGGTGCCCGGCCTGGCGCTGTGGAGTGTCGGGCACACCACCACGATCCGCGAGATCGAGGCGACCCTGCATTTCTGGCGCTATGTCGGTCATCTGCTCGGCGTCCAACCCGACTGGTACCCAAGGGATTTCCGGGACTCGGTGCGGCTGATGTTCGCGGCCTTCGTCAAGCGCGCGCATACCGCCGGGGCGGACGGCGCCGAACTGGTGGAGTCCTACCTGCCCGCCTTCGCCCCGAAACCGGGCACCCCGTGGCACAAGCGGATCCGCGACGAGATCAACTACCGGGTGCAGATCGGCTACACCGGTTTCTGGTTGCCGCCCGCCACCTACGCCGCGCACACCATGCCCAGGCGCTTTCCCTGGGTGCTGCATCCGCTGGTGCAATTTCCGTTCCAGCTGACAGCCGAGGCGGCGCGGCGCCTGGTCCCGGGTCTGGACGAGGTGGCCGACCGGGTGCAGCGCTATCGGCGAGAAGCCTGGTATCGCAACGAGGTCGGGGACGCCGCCGCGGAATCCCGTCCGGTGCAGGAGTTCCGGCGCTGA